Within Metabacillus schmidteae, the genomic segment GATTTAGGTCCAATGTTAATCGATGGAATTAATCAATTAGCTCCAACAGGCGTTATGCTAATGTTTGCCATTTTGTATTTTGGTATAATGATAGATGCAGGGTTATTTGATCCTGTTGTCGGCACCATATTAAAAGCAGTAAAAGGTGACCCGATGAAAATTGTGGTTGGAACTGCTGTACTTGCGTTGGTTGTGTCTCTTGATGGAGATGGAACAACGACGTATATGATCACCATTTCTGCTATGCTTCCTCTATACCAAAGATTGAAAATGAATCCTTTAATTCTTCCTTGTGTTGCAATCATGGGAGTTGGTGTAACGAATCTTACACCGTGGGGTGGTCCAACTGCCAGAGCTGTAAGCGCATTAAGTTTAGATATGTCTGACGTGTTTATCCCTTTAATTCCAGCTATGATTGGTGGCGCTGCGTGGGTTATTTTTGTTGCCTATTTATTTGGCGTGAAAGAAAGAAAAAGAGTTGGCGTTTTAGAACTGGATAAGTTACCGAGTCACCATAACCCGTCATTTAATCAACTTGCAGCAACCATGGAAGTACCGAAGGAAAAACGTCCAAAGCTTTTATGGGTGAACTTTGCACTGACGGTTCTCCTTCTTATTGGTCTTATTTTGGGTGTTATGCCGTTACCTGCATTATTTATGATTGCATTTGCGATTGCAATTGTGATCAATTATCCTAATTTGGATCAACAAAAAGAACGAATTAAAGCACATGCAGGAAATGTATTAGCGGTTGTTTCCCTTGTTTTTGCAGCTGGTGCATTTACAGGTATTCTTTCAGGCACGAAAATGGTGGATGCGATGGCCAATAGTCTTGTTGCATTAATACCGGATGCTTTAGGTTCATATCTGCCAATTATTACAGCTTTAACAAGTATGCCATTTACCTTTTTTATGTCTAACGATGCTTATTATTTTGGAATGCTTCCTATTATTGCAGAAGCAGCTACAGCCTATGGCATTGATCCGGTTGAGATTGCCAGAGCTTCCTTGGTAGGGCAGCCGGTCCACTTATTAAGTCCGTTGGTAGCTTCAACATATTTACTTGTAGGGATGTCAAAAGTTGAATTTGGAGATTTCCAAAAATTCACATTAAAATGGACAGTTGGTACGTCCCTTGTTATGTTAATTGTATCGATAGTAATTGGTGTCATTTCCATATAATATATAAGTAATAACTTTAAGGGTTTGACTCGGGTTACGGGTCTGACCCTTTGCTCTTTTAGGATTGAAAAGTGTGGATAGCGCTTTGACATCCAGCTCTAGCGCCTAGCCCCTCGAGGTCATAAGCCAATTTAGAATTGAAGGCAAAGAACGCCTTCTATTCTAAATCGTCTTATTTGCCCTAGGCTGATCAAGGCGCTTGCGCTTTTGTTTTTTAGACAACATAGAAAAAGGTTGCGAAGATGAGAACGTATAAAAAACTTCCGTTACAATTTAAAATACTGTCATTGATTACTGGGTTGATCGTCACGATCATCTTTTTATTAGTCGGAATCACCTCTTATGTATTGTACATTGATTCTAGAAACCAGGTTGAACAGCTAGTTCTGCAAACAGCTAAAACGATTGCCCTTATGCCTGAGCTTCATGAAGCGATTGAAGAAAATGAATTAGAAGGAACTTTCCGCCCAATTGCTGAACAAGTAAAAGATCAAATTCATGCATCAAATATTGTGATAGAGGATCGGGAGAGTATTATCTATTCACATACTGACCAAAGTCAGATCGGGACAGAATATGATCATGATGCAGATGACCAGGTGCTTACCTTCGGAGGTTCTTATAACTTTGAGGTTGTTCGGGAAAATGGTGACGTGCTTGTTGGGAAAGTACCGATTATTGCAAGTTTTGACCATTATAATTCAGTTATAGGAACAGTTGCGGTTGAATTTTTAGAAAAAGATATTTATGAAAATTTATACAAGAAACTACAAACCATCCTGTTTGCCTCTCTTGTTGTGTTATGTTTAGGGATCATTGGCGGAGTGTATTTAACAAAAAATATTAGAAAAGACACATTAGGTTTAGAGCCACATGAAATTGCTACCCTGTATAGAGAGAGAAATGCAATCTTGCTTTCAATAAAAGAAGGAATTGTTGCCATAAACAAGCAAGGGTTTATCACAATGATTAATCGGTCAGCTAGACACATGTTGAATCTAGGTGACTCAAATTATAATAAACATATTAGTGAAGTCTTACCTTCGCTACAAATTGACAAAGGCCTTGAAACAGGTGAAATCGTTCACCATGCTGAGGTTGCAATCAATGATAAAGTGTTTATTTTTAATTTTATTCCTATTTTAGAAAATGGACAGTTCATTGGTGTTGTAGCAAGTTTCACAGATAAAACAGAGCTGAAAAAATTAGTAGAGACTCTTTCAGAAGTTAGGGAATATTCCGATGGACTGCGAGCCCAAACACATGAATATTCAAATAAATTATATTTATTATCAGGGTTGCTGCAATTGGAAAGATATCAAGATGCACTTGATTTTATTCAAAAAGAATCTTTTGTCCATCAATATCAGACCAAAATTTTATTTAATCAAATTCAAGACCCTAATGTACAAGCTATTTTGCTAGGAAAGCTGGGAAAAGCATCAGAGAAGAAAATAGAGCTGATTATTGATGTTGATAGTTATGTGGACCCTCTTCCAGATCATATTGAAATAACAGATAGTATAACCATTATAGGAAATCTAATCGATAATGCATTTGAAGCTGTTATGTCTCAAACAGAGAAAATGGTCACATTCTCCATTATGGGTATTGGCAATGAAATTATTATTGAGGTAGCTGATAATGGACCAGGTATATCTTCTGAACAGTTTGAGAGTTTGTTCACGATAGGTTCCTCCACAAAAGGGAGCCATAGAGGGTATGGGCTTTTTAACGTGATGAAAATTGTGAAAGCTTTAAATGGAACCATTGAAGTAACAAATCGTAAACATGGTGGAGCGATCTTTACTGTGTTTCTTCCAAAAAAGATACAAAAAAGAGAAGGAGACAATCTACATGATTAAGGTGTTAATTGTAGAGGATGATTTTCGTATCGCTCAAGTACAAGAAGGGTTTCTACAAAAAATACCAGACGTTAGAGTAGTTGGCAAAGCGTTGAATGCAGAGGATACGATCCGTAAATTAAAAGAACAAAAAGTTGATCTTGTCTTATTGGATATCTACTTGCCAGACCGTCTTGGTACTGATTTATTACCGCATATTCGAGAGAATTACCCGGAGATTGATATTATCATGATTACGGCAGCAACAGAAAAATCAATGCTTGAGACATCAATTCGTCAAGGAGTATTTCATTATTTATTAAAGCCGGTAACAATGGAAAAGTTTATCGAAACAATTGAAAGCTATAAAATGAAAAAAAAGCTGCTTCACAACAGTGAAGAAGTTGATCAATCTATTGTAGATCAGTACTTTGGTACATCAGCAAATCAGGTATTAATAAATCAAAAAGATCT encodes:
- a CDS encoding CitMHS family transporter, whose product is MLAILGFLMVFVFMYLIMTGRLSALIALIIIPVLFAVIGGFGADLGPMLIDGINQLAPTGVMLMFAILYFGIMIDAGLFDPVVGTILKAVKGDPMKIVVGTAVLALVVSLDGDGTTTYMITISAMLPLYQRLKMNPLILPCVAIMGVGVTNLTPWGGPTARAVSALSLDMSDVFIPLIPAMIGGAAWVIFVAYLFGVKERKRVGVLELDKLPSHHNPSFNQLAATMEVPKEKRPKLLWVNFALTVLLLIGLILGVMPLPALFMIAFAIAIVINYPNLDQQKERIKAHAGNVLAVVSLVFAAGAFTGILSGTKMVDAMANSLVALIPDALGSYLPIITALTSMPFTFFMSNDAYYFGMLPIIAEAATAYGIDPVEIARASLVGQPVHLLSPLVASTYLLVGMSKVEFGDFQKFTLKWTVGTSLVMLIVSIVIGVISI
- a CDS encoding ATP-binding protein, whose product is MRTYKKLPLQFKILSLITGLIVTIIFLLVGITSYVLYIDSRNQVEQLVLQTAKTIALMPELHEAIEENELEGTFRPIAEQVKDQIHASNIVIEDRESIIYSHTDQSQIGTEYDHDADDQVLTFGGSYNFEVVRENGDVLVGKVPIIASFDHYNSVIGTVAVEFLEKDIYENLYKKLQTILFASLVVLCLGIIGGVYLTKNIRKDTLGLEPHEIATLYRERNAILLSIKEGIVAINKQGFITMINRSARHMLNLGDSNYNKHISEVLPSLQIDKGLETGEIVHHAEVAINDKVFIFNFIPILENGQFIGVVASFTDKTELKKLVETLSEVREYSDGLRAQTHEYSNKLYLLSGLLQLERYQDALDFIQKESFVHQYQTKILFNQIQDPNVQAILLGKLGKASEKKIELIIDVDSYVDPLPDHIEITDSITIIGNLIDNAFEAVMSQTEKMVTFSIMGIGNEIIIEVADNGPGISSEQFESLFTIGSSTKGSHRGYGLFNVMKIVKALNGTIEVTNRKHGGAIFTVFLPKKIQKREGDNLHD
- a CDS encoding response regulator translates to MIKVLIVEDDFRIAQVQEGFLQKIPDVRVVGKALNAEDTIRKLKEQKVDLVLLDIYLPDRLGTDLLPHIRENYPEIDIIMITAATEKSMLETSIRQGVFHYLLKPVTMEKFIETIESYKMKKKLLHNSEEVDQSIVDQYFGTSANQVLINQKDLPSGVDRLTLQKVKEVLSTLDSGISIEEMGEKMGASRTTARRYLEYLVSVNVCIAKHEYGIVGRPERKYYLKK